TCTCGTGGTCGCGGCCGATGGGGCGCGCAGTCGCACACGAACCTCAAGCGGCGCAGCGATCGTGCGCCGAAACCGGGAGCAAGCGTGGGGTGCTCTGTGGTTTGTCGGGCCTGCCGCCGGAGACATGCCGACGGATCAGTTGTGCCAGGTGTATCGCGGCACCGAAACAATGATCGGCTTCCTGCCTTCAGGGCGACTGACAGCGGATGGATTGCCGCTGGTGAGCATGTTCTGGAGCATCCGTCGGCGCGACTGGAATGGCCCGGCCGCGTTCGACTTTGCGCGGTGGCGCCTGGACGCTGAACGTCTCGCGCCGTTTGCACAGGAATTTCTGTCGCAGATCAGCGGGCCCGAGCAACTGATTTACGCATCGTACTGCGACGTGGTGCTGCGGAGGCCCTGGACAGGACGCATCGTGTTCATCGGCGATGCCGCACATGCGATGAGCCCGCAACTCGGACAGGGAGCCAGTCTCGGGCTGCTCGACGCGGCAACACTGGCCCGCGCGATCGAGCGTCATCCGCAACCGGAGCGGGCGTTTGTCGAATATGCCGCGGCACGGGCGCGGCATGTCCGCTTTTATCAGTTCGCATCGCGACACCTGACGATCGCGTTCCAGAGTGACTGGCCCTTGATCGGTGCTGCGCGCGATGCGCTGCTCGGGCCGCTGTGCCGCCTGGGGCCGACTCGCGCCATCGGCATGGCGT
This is a stretch of genomic DNA from Phycisphaeraceae bacterium. It encodes these proteins:
- a CDS encoding FAD-dependent monooxygenase, with product MIGSGPAGQAGAALLARSGHDVTLFERAEALRPVGAGLLLSLPGQSVLRTLGCTDTFEQLSTPIRSLRGTNHRGKVVLDLRSDDLNAGSVGRGVHRAALAALLDQAVAASGAAQRLGVEITRCMSSPQGVTLLDAVDQDCGCFDLVVAADGARSRTRTSSGAAIVRRNREQAWGALWFVGPAAGDMPTDQLCQVYRGTETMIGFLPSGRLTADGLPLVSMFWSIRRRDWNGPAAFDFARWRLDAERLAPFAQEFLSQISGPEQLIYASYCDVVLRRPWTGRIVFIGDAAHAMSPQLGQGASLGLLDAATLARAIERHPQPERAFVEYAAARARHVRFYQFASRHLTIAFQSDWPLIGAARDALLGPLCRLGPTRAIGMASLLGVATGALGRISLEPADG